From one Streptococcus pneumoniae genomic stretch:
- a CDS encoding LPXTG cell wall anchor domain-containing protein yields MNKTTKTMKAASIAAAIVTAAATANQTAFAEEVGNQPVVPTAAEAKAKADDTSKVTEAQVNDAKADVNTAQAEVTTAKTEQANAVAAEEKATEAVRTLEANIQTAEKADEIVKAQDQVVEAKTAEKEEADAQLATTKADATTAKADADQANEAKATAQAQHAAAQADVAKKQDTLDKTTDKAVQDQITATKSDIKAAEQTAQAKATAIADVDSQIASKQQALEAQPTTQKVTAYTSKGYKPQADKHAAETGMEKVDFQGAETIEVEITPAQYEEYQKTGKFTYQVDNHKLSEIFLQMLNRLRELNGLVGNLTVDNDWLAYAEARANEMKTNNVLSHDTNLTAPTIGHYYENGSQRGAFSIDNGTITYQDEIVTHEKLAYDLLYRWYSDYLNLTGKNYGHRRALMVTTGSKAAVAVSTAPNDDKPGFASYYAAYEADTTGANYKMIDDPDFGPSLEYVTPEDAMKGKEQDELEQTWDESDILNPKILGRHMVFLPDMTFKYVVNLPVDNNHDVIREEITTLNNKKAVLVSEKNTAEQTKTTLEAKLNNLNQQAADITAAHQAAQTALDEAKANLASTQRTLDTATAEANAKNAALKTATDKVNALTEQVNALSSEIQDATALRDKAIDTKANLDQLKADLTKAQAAKAKAVEDKATADVKVQEAEARLTEATDKYVRLVNLYNLQQALDNPKVDEPKVDEPKVDEPKVDEPKVDEPKVDEPKVDEPEVPQVVVPIENIKPIAEPQAKENPFAKTPKSQAGITVINTANGQTISYSRVARSKELPQTGTKGSLLALAGVAILSGLGLAGARRKRRG; encoded by the coding sequence ATGAATAAAACAACAAAAACAATGAAAGCGGCATCTATCGCAGCGGCAATTGTGACCGCAGCCGCAACAGCAAACCAAACAGCATTTGCTGAAGAAGTAGGAAATCAACCAGTTGTGCCTACCGCAGCAGAAGCAAAAGCAAAAGCAGACGATACAAGTAAGGTTACAGAAGCGCAAGTTAATGACGCAAAAGCTGATGTCAACACCGCTCAAGCAGAAGTGACTACCGCAAAAACAGAACAAGCAAACGCCGTAGCAGCTGAAGAAAAAGCAACAGAAGCTGTTCGAACCCTTGAAGCTAATATTCAGACAGCCGAAAAAGCTGATGAGATTGTAAAGGCTCAAGACCAAGTAGTTGAAGCAAAAACGGCTGAAAAAGAAGAAGCTGACGCTCAACTAGCAACTACAAAAGCAGACGCTACTACAGCCAAGGCTGACGCAGACCAAGCAAATGAAGCAAAAGCAACCGCTCAAGCTCAACATGCAGCCGCACAAGCTGATGTAGCGAAGAAGCAAGACACACTTGACAAAACTACTGACAAGGCTGTTCAAGACCAAATTACTGCCACAAAGAGCGACATCAAAGCTGCTGAACAAACAGCACAAGCAAAAGCAACTGCAATTGCCGATGTTGACAGTCAAATTGCAAGCAAGCAACAAGCATTGGAAGCTCAACCAACCACACAAAAAGTGACGGCTTATACAAGTAAAGGCTATAAACCACAAGCAGACAAACATGCAGCTGAAACAGGTATGGAAAAAGTAGACTTCCAAGGTGCCGAAACCATTGAAGTTGAAATTACTCCAGCTCAATATGAAGAATACCAAAAGACTGGGAAATTCACGTATCAAGTAGACAACCATAAGCTATCTGAAATTTTTCTTCAAATGTTGAATCGACTACGTGAATTAAATGGTCTGGTTGGTAATTTAACTGTCGATAACGATTGGTTAGCCTATGCGGAAGCTCGTGCAAATGAGATGAAAACCAACAATGTATTAAGTCATGATACAAATCTCACAGCTCCAACAATCGGTCATTATTATGAAAATGGTTCTCAACGAGGTGCTTTTTCTATTGACAATGGTACAATTACATATCAAGATGAAATTGTAACACATGAAAAATTAGCTTATGACTTATTATACCGCTGGTATTCCGATTATCTTAATTTGACAGGTAAAAACTATGGTCATCGTCGCGCATTAATGGTCACTACCGGAAGTAAAGCTGCCGTAGCCGTTTCAACCGCGCCAAATGATGATAAACCTGGTTTTGCAAGCTATTATGCCGCGTATGAAGCAGATACAACAGGTGCTAATTACAAAATGATTGATGACCCTGACTTTGGTCCGAGTCTTGAGTATGTAACACCAGAAGATGCTATGAAAGGTAAAGAGCAAGACGAGCTAGAACAAACTTGGGACGAATCAGACATTCTCAATCCTAAAATTTTAGGTCGTCATATGGTCTTCTTGCCTGACATGACCTTCAAGTATGTTGTAAATCTTCCTGTTGACAACAACCACGATGTTATTCGTGAAGAAATCACAACCTTGAATAACAAGAAAGCTGTTTTGGTTTCTGAAAAGAATACTGCTGAGCAAACCAAAACAACACTTGAAGCTAAACTCAACAACTTGAACCAACAAGCTGCTGATATTACGGCTGCTCATCAAGCGGCTCAAACTGCGCTTGATGAGGCAAAAGCGAACTTGGCAAGCACTCAACGCACACTTGATACTGCAACAGCAGAAGCAAATGCTAAGAACGCTGCTCTGAAAACAGCAACTGACAAGGTAAACGCTTTAACAGAACAAGTCAATGCCCTTTCAAGTGAGATTCAAGACGCAACAGCTCTTCGTGACAAAGCCATAGATACAAAAGCAAATCTTGACCAATTGAAAGCTGATTTGACGAAAGCACAAGCTGCAAAAGCAAAAGCTGTCGAAGACAAAGCGACTGCTGATGTCAAAGTACAAGAAGCGGAAGCACGCCTTACTGAAGCGACAGACAAGTATGTTCGTTTGGTAAACTTGTATAACCTACAACAAGCCCTTGACAATCCAAAAGTAGACGAACCTAAGGTAGACGAACCTAAGGTAGACGAACCTAAGGTAGATGAACCTAAGGTGGACGAACCTAAGGTGGACGAACCTAAAGTTGATGAACCTGAGGTACCTCAAGTAGTCGTACCAATTGAGAACATCAAACCAATTGCTGAACCACAAGCAAAAGAAAACCCATTTGCGAAAACACCGAAGTCTCAAGCAGGTATTACTGTGATAAACACAGCAAACGGTCAAACTATCAGCTATTCACGTGTAGCACGTTCTAAAGAATTGCCGCAGACAGGCACGAAAGGAAGTCTATTGGCGTTGGCTGGTGTGGCTATTCTAAGTGGCTTAGGTCTAGCAGGGGCAAGAAGAAAACGGAGAGGGTAA
- the rpsI gene encoding 30S ribosomal protein S9 gives MSQAQYAGTGRRKNAVARVRLVPGTGKITVNKKDVEEYIPHADLRLVINQPFAVTSTVGSYDVLVNVVGGGYAGQAGAIRHGIARALLQVDPDFRDSLKRAGLLTRDARMVERKKPGLKKARKASQFSKR, from the coding sequence ATGTCACAAGCACAATATGCAGGTACTGGACGTCGTAAAAACGCTGTTGCACGCGTTCGCCTTGTTCCAGGAACTGGTAAAATCACTGTAAACAAAAAAGATGTAGAAGAGTACATCCCACACGCTGACCTTCGTTTGGTCATCAACCAACCATTTGCTGTTACATCAACAGTAGGTAGCTATGACGTTTTGGTGAACGTTGTAGGTGGTGGTTATGCAGGTCAAGCAGGAGCTATCCGTCACGGTATCGCTCGCGCTCTTCTTCAAGTAGACCCAGACTTCCGCGATTCTCTTAAACGCGCAGGACTTCTTACACGTGACGCTCGTATGGTAGAACGTAAGAAACCAGGTCTTAAGAAAGCACGTAAAGCTAGCCAGTTCTCTAAACGTTAA
- a CDS encoding DUF262 domain-containing protein — MDIKVSQESTVKELFSEFLNIEGENYQFSIPIYQREYSWREQQWQELFDDLVHSFNKPSMDTDYWGNVIVYKNRQNKVFELVDGQQRVITLLLLIASLAQIEKSNDYLPLKFHNEGINEIWKKISKLSYWWEIEQNRRLSEEEEQEKKSYSLSQVEKRSFYYRACEYFKQEIEEKGIDKTDLLEHLYKTKLSVVVVDDELESNLLFGRLNTRGMSLSDVDLIKHKLFYDTERRLPPTGDDEVLKLWKELLQKTSTLGLSIDLFIKIWWDTHYGIGQKGLYKSFLSTLELSEYLSLLQNWLQDAEEISEWKANDAGSDNKIGRNLKWLIKLSNSEQVWAAIMGLQVTTNKQKVELVELLTVIEFTRAITSQVDCSKLDIVYLDFGKQLLTDHGDIGITDNDISIAILRLKEAIKTHLPDLSTFTDGFTNLRFHEKGEWETVHQENLLSRYAIYTLNNWLDTRNHGPGVKYRTRDDDEYSIEHIKPKSSASYGETSPEYKIGNLVVLEKQINNDLGDDEINEKLLDYKKSSYPQMKEFLFKNQRQRSNKFRENNAMEWKVDNFDDMSIENRGRYLAICFHEKIKKLLDEKKM, encoded by the coding sequence ATGGATATTAAGGTTTCACAAGAAAGCACAGTAAAAGAATTATTTTCGGAATTTCTTAACATAGAGGGGGAGAATTATCAGTTTTCGATTCCGATTTATCAAAGAGAGTATTCTTGGCGTGAACAGCAGTGGCAGGAATTATTTGATGATTTGGTACATTCCTTTAATAAGCCGTCTATGGATACTGATTATTGGGGAAATGTCATTGTTTATAAAAATAGACAAAATAAAGTATTTGAATTGGTTGATGGACAACAACGAGTTATTACATTATTGTTGTTAATCGCTTCATTAGCTCAAATTGAGAAGAGCAATGATTATCTTCCGCTGAAATTTCATAATGAGGGTATCAATGAAATTTGGAAAAAAATATCTAAGCTTAGTTACTGGTGGGAGATTGAACAGAATCGTAGATTGAGCGAGGAAGAGGAGCAAGAAAAGAAGTCTTATAGTTTAAGTCAAGTCGAGAAACGGTCCTTTTATTATCGTGCTTGTGAATATTTTAAGCAAGAGATTGAAGAAAAAGGGATTGATAAAACTGATTTGTTAGAACATTTGTATAAAACAAAATTATCAGTTGTGGTTGTAGATGATGAACTTGAGAGTAACTTATTGTTTGGTCGCTTAAATACTCGGGGTATGTCTTTAAGTGATGTTGATCTAATTAAGCATAAGTTGTTTTATGATACGGAGAGACGACTTCCGCCGACAGGTGATGATGAAGTGTTGAAATTGTGGAAAGAGCTTCTGCAAAAAACTTCAACATTAGGTTTATCAATCGATTTGTTTATAAAAATCTGGTGGGATACTCACTATGGAATAGGTCAAAAGGGATTATATAAATCTTTTCTTAGTACACTTGAATTATCAGAGTATCTAAGCTTGCTACAAAATTGGTTACAGGATGCAGAAGAAATTAGTGAATGGAAAGCTAATGATGCTGGGAGTGACAACAAAATTGGTCGCAATTTGAAATGGTTAATTAAACTTTCTAATTCTGAGCAAGTATGGGCTGCTATTATGGGGTTACAAGTTACAACTAATAAACAAAAAGTGGAACTTGTTGAGTTATTAACTGTTATTGAATTTACAAGAGCAATAACATCACAAGTAGATTGTTCAAAACTTGACATAGTCTATCTTGATTTTGGTAAACAATTATTGACGGATCATGGCGATATTGGAATAACTGATAACGATATATCTATTGCTATACTTAGATTAAAAGAAGCTATTAAAACTCACTTACCTGATTTGTCGACTTTCACGGATGGTTTTACTAACTTACGGTTTCATGAGAAAGGTGAGTGGGAAACTGTTCATCAAGAAAATCTATTGTCAAGGTATGCTATATATACACTTAATAATTGGCTTGATACAAGAAATCATGGGCCTGGTGTTAAGTATAGAACGAGAGATGACGATGAGTATTCGATTGAGCATATCAAGCCAAAAAGTAGCGCCAGTTACGGAGAAACTTCACCAGAGTATAAAATAGGAAATCTAGTTGTTTTGGAAAAACAAATTAATAATGATTTGGGGGATGATGAAATTAATGAAAAGTTATTAGATTATAAGAAATCAAGTTATCCTCAGATGAAAGAATTTTTGTTTAAAAATCAGAGACAAAGAAGTAATAAATTTAGAGAAAATAATGCGATGGAATGGAAGGTAGATAATTTTGATGATATGTCTATTGAAAATAGAGGGAGATATTTAGCAATATGCTTCCACGAGAAGATAAAGAAATTATTAGATGAAAAAAAGATGTGA
- a CDS encoding N-6 DNA methylase: protein MVNELTLTDQYVRREIEKFGIRYDEQGSSHPDIAKALKGASKQGKTGVGKPEFVLQILDYLIVIEDKRDNSRLIKKDKEEIAKDISSLVHFAVNGAVHYAKHIVTKTTLFDEVIAIGITGDEESHEIQPVLVSRIEGQVKERILPRLSSLQELHPAYINEWYSVNVLGEYSTEQKRIFELQNVSRELHEDLRNYASLEGENKATVVSAILLALNEPDFDIKTLTGNKLNKKGKVIDNDGKRILKSVKDYIETEGIMPEDKVNILLNKFSFLETSIKLNETNMTLGVSPLHYFAKKLEAKVIHHFKQNTNYDILGNFYGEFVKYGGSDGNGLGIVLTPHHITELMTELIDIQSNDYVLDPACGSGAFLISAMNRMTERASNEEEVKHIKKHQLLGVELQEKMFTVATTNMILRGDGKSNLQLNDMFSVSGEEMQSQNVNKILFNPPYSQGKTDKTLTEINFIKHALDMLVVGGKLAVIVPQSTMVGKSKEEKKYKKKILEKHTLEMVITVNKNTFHGVGTNAVIAIFEAGKKHDIERKKVKFVNFEDDGFVVRKHIGLVDDGSAKEKRQYLFDVINGNEDDYTTRFMVKSTIQPDDEWLHSFYYFNDEIPTDEEFERTIADYLSFQFDMYVHGRGYLFEGNDDEK from the coding sequence ATGGTTAATGAATTAACGCTAACAGATCAATATGTTAGACGAGAGATAGAAAAATTTGGCATTCGTTACGATGAGCAGGGGTCTTCACACCCTGATATTGCAAAAGCCCTTAAAGGAGCTAGCAAGCAGGGAAAAACGGGTGTTGGTAAGCCTGAATTTGTGCTCCAAATTTTAGATTATTTAATTGTTATTGAGGATAAGCGAGACAATTCAAGATTAATTAAAAAGGATAAAGAGGAAATTGCGAAAGATATTTCGTCTTTAGTTCATTTTGCAGTTAATGGTGCGGTACATTATGCCAAACATATTGTTACCAAAACTACACTGTTTGATGAGGTTATTGCCATCGGTATAACTGGGGACGAAGAATCACATGAGATTCAACCAGTCCTAGTTAGTAGAATTGAAGGTCAAGTGAAGGAACGAATTTTACCTAGGCTTTCTAGTTTACAAGAGCTACATCCAGCTTATATCAATGAATGGTATTCAGTGAATGTGCTAGGTGAATATTCGACTGAACAAAAGCGAATTTTTGAGTTACAAAATGTCTCTAGAGAATTACATGAAGATTTGCGGAACTATGCTTCTTTGGAAGGTGAGAACAAGGCGACAGTTGTGTCAGCCATTCTTTTGGCACTGAATGAACCTGATTTTGATATCAAGACGTTGACAGGCAATAAATTAAATAAAAAAGGAAAAGTTATTGATAATGATGGCAAGCGTATCTTGAAATCAGTCAAGGATTACATCGAAACAGAAGGGATAATGCCAGAGGATAAGGTTAATATTCTCCTAAATAAATTTTCTTTTCTTGAAACAAGTATTAAACTTAATGAAACAAATATGACTTTAGGAGTCTCTCCCTTGCATTATTTTGCGAAGAAATTAGAAGCTAAAGTTATTCATCATTTTAAGCAGAATACTAATTATGACATCCTCGGTAATTTCTATGGAGAATTTGTGAAATATGGTGGCAGTGATGGTAATGGACTGGGAATTGTTTTAACGCCTCACCATATTACTGAACTGATGACAGAATTGATTGATATCCAATCTAATGATTATGTTCTTGACCCAGCATGTGGTAGCGGTGCTTTCTTGATTTCAGCCATGAATAGAATGACAGAGAGAGCGAGCAATGAGGAAGAGGTTAAACATATCAAGAAACATCAGCTTTTGGGGGTTGAATTGCAAGAAAAAATGTTCACAGTTGCAACCACTAATATGATTTTGCGTGGTGATGGCAAAAGTAATCTACAACTCAATGATATGTTTTCAGTATCAGGTGAGGAGATGCAATCTCAGAATGTCAATAAGATTTTGTTCAATCCGCCTTATTCTCAGGGTAAAACAGATAAGACGCTGACAGAGATCAACTTCATCAAGCATGCTTTAGATATGTTAGTCGTGGGAGGTAAGCTAGCAGTTATTGTCCCACAATCGACAATGGTTGGAAAATCCAAAGAAGAAAAAAAATACAAGAAAAAGATCCTTGAAAAGCATACTTTGGAAATGGTTATTACAGTAAATAAAAATACCTTCCATGGAGTTGGAACTAATGCAGTCATTGCCATTTTTGAAGCAGGTAAAAAACATGATATCGAACGTAAAAAGGTCAAGTTTGTTAATTTCGAAGACGATGGTTTTGTTGTTCGTAAACATATTGGCTTAGTTGACGATGGTTCAGCAAAAGAAAAGAGACAATACTTATTCGATGTTATCAATGGAAACGAAGATGATTATACTACTAGATTTATGGTCAAATCAACAATTCAACCAGACGATGAGTGGTTGCATAGTTTTTATTACTTCAATGATGAGATTCCAACAGACGAAGAGTTTGAAAGAACCATTGCTGACTATTTAAGTTTTCAGTTTGATATGTATGTTCATGGACGAGGTTATTTATTTGAAGGAAATGATGATGAAAAATAG
- a CDS encoding restriction endonuclease subunit S gives MMMKNRKWKEFFLGDEEIFTLHATLNGIDKNKLVDDGEKKFPYVTRTKINNGLDMFVSKQPSPINRGNVIIIGLDTQTVFYQETEFYTGQNVQILYNLYLTKNIAMFLIPIIKKQLEVLNWGGNGATLGRLKKKRVKLPIKNDGTPDWTFMEEYVQIKSNQIKNTYQFLKKHEISDFRGLDEVEWGEFKLEAIANIKSGKDWEQYNRITGQVPFIGASAINNGVTDFVSPKGREMQVGKGVLGINRNGSVGYVFYHPYHAYFSGDTRFLEINGFKGKKFINQFIQTMILAQKDKYAYGYKMGTQRIKNQIIKLPILKDGEPDFKFMEQYMKRLENNVIKQGMKK, from the coding sequence ATGATGATGAAAAATAGGAAATGGAAAGAGTTTTTTTTAGGTGATGAAGAAATTTTTACTTTACATGCGACTTTAAATGGTATTGATAAGAATAAATTAGTTGATGATGGTGAGAAAAAATTTCCATATGTGACCAGAACTAAGATAAATAATGGCTTGGATATGTTTGTTTCTAAGCAACCAAGCCCAATAAATAGAGGAAATGTTATTATCATTGGTCTTGATACTCAAACAGTATTCTATCAGGAAACAGAATTTTATACAGGACAAAATGTTCAAATTTTGTATAATCTCTATCTGACTAAAAATATTGCGATGTTTCTTATACCAATTATAAAAAAACAATTAGAAGTTCTAAACTGGGGTGGTAATGGTGCAACTTTAGGGCGTTTAAAAAAGAAAAGAGTTAAGCTGCCTATAAAAAATGATGGTACACCAGACTGGACATTTATGGAAGAATATGTTCAAATCAAATCAAATCAAATCAAGAATACCTATCAGTTTCTTAAAAAGCATGAAATAAGTGATTTTAGAGGCTTGGATGAGGTTGAGTGGGGAGAGTTTAAATTAGAAGCAATTGCAAATATAAAAAGTGGAAAAGATTGGGAACAGTATAATAGAATTACAGGACAAGTTCCTTTTATTGGAGCATCGGCAATAAATAATGGTGTCACTGATTTTGTGTCTCCAAAGGGAAGAGAAATGCAAGTTGGTAAAGGAGTGCTCGGTATCAATCGCAATGGGTCGGTTGGTTATGTTTTTTATCATCCATATCATGCTTATTTTTCAGGTGATACCAGATTTTTAGAGATAAATGGCTTTAAAGGTAAAAAATTTATCAATCAATTCATTCAAACGATGATTCTTGCTCAAAAGGATAAATACGCCTATGGTTATAAAATGGGTACACAACGCATTAAAAATCAAATTATTAAACTCCCAATATTAAAAGATGGTGAGCCTGATTTTAAATTTATGGAACAATATATGAAGCGGTTGGAAAATAATGTTATTAAACAGGGAATGAAAAAATAG
- the lacA gene encoding galactose-6-phosphate isomerase subunit LacA, with the protein MVVVIGADGNGKALKEKIKTYLEEAGFDFIDVSQSDQDFVDVTLAVVKELEKNEDYLGVVIDAYGVGPFMVATKIKGMIAAEVSDERSAYMTRGHNNSRIITIGSEIVGEGLAKNIVKGFLEGEYDGGRHQIRVDMLNKMC; encoded by the coding sequence ATGGTTGTTGTGATTGGTGCAGATGGAAACGGAAAAGCTTTAAAAGAAAAGATAAAAACTTATTTAGAAGAAGCAGGCTTTGACTTTATTGATGTGTCTCAATCAGATCAAGACTTTGTCGATGTGACACTTGCAGTTGTAAAGGAGCTAGAAAAGAATGAAGATTACCTTGGAGTCGTTATTGATGCTTACGGAGTGGGACCTTTCATGGTGGCAACGAAGATAAAAGGCATGATTGCAGCTGAAGTCTCAGATGAACGATCTGCTTATATGACAAGAGGACACAATAACTCTCGAATCATCACGATAGGCAGTGAGATTGTCGGAGAAGGTTTGGCTAAAAATATTGTAAAAGGGTTTTTAGAGGGTGAGTATGATGGCGGGCGCCACCAAATTCGTGTCGATATGCTGAATAAGATGTGTTAG
- a CDS encoding helix-turn-helix transcriptional regulator, with protein sequence MNEDLQDYIATRIKYFRKEKQLSQEKLSELAGLGAKAVQNIEGKKYDFKIQTISKLLAALNISKEEFFELPTFEENHSLIIELIHLVANVPKSKQEVILKSFIDILQNID encoded by the coding sequence ATGAACGAAGACTTACAAGATTATATTGCTACAAGAATCAAATATTTTAGAAAAGAAAAACAACTTAGTCAAGAAAAATTATCTGAATTAGCAGGACTAGGTGCTAAAGCAGTCCAAAATATTGAAGGCAAGAAATACGATTTTAAAATACAGACCATTTCTAAACTATTAGCAGCCCTTAACATATCCAAAGAAGAATTTTTTGAATTGCCCACCTTTGAAGAAAATCATAGTCTCATCATTGAATTGATTCACTTAGTTGCAAATGTACCCAAAAGTAAACAAGAAGTAATATTAAAATCATTTATTGATATTTTGCAAAATATAGATTAG
- a CDS encoding DeoR/GlpR family DNA-binding transcription regulator, whose protein sequence is MNKKERLAEITRLVHKKGTVRIAEIVESLQVTDMTVRRDFAELEEQGVLTKIHGGARSNKAFQYREFSHAEKYVQYKEEKQAIAAKAASLIEEGDTIFLGPGTTIACLAEELQHTKLTVITNCLPVFKILSQKKTDQFQVFLLGGEFRQITESFVGEIANTILDKMRFSKVFFSANGVKESDVMTSTLAEAYTQQLALKHAVEKYLLVDSSKIGKDDFTAFCDLRDLTAVVTDSSPNEEQYRHLSTYTEVIA, encoded by the coding sequence ATGAACAAAAAAGAGCGTTTGGCAGAGATTACCCGATTAGTCCATAAGAAAGGAACGGTTCGAATTGCGGAGATTGTGGAATCTTTGCAGGTGACAGATATGACGGTGCGCAGGGATTTTGCGGAGTTAGAAGAGCAAGGGGTATTGACCAAAATCCATGGTGGTGCGAGGAGTAACAAAGCGTTTCAATATCGGGAATTTTCTCATGCTGAAAAATATGTTCAGTATAAGGAAGAAAAGCAAGCTATTGCAGCAAAAGCAGCTTCGTTAATTGAAGAAGGTGATACGATTTTTCTAGGACCTGGAACGACCATTGCTTGCTTGGCAGAGGAATTGCAGCATACCAAGCTCACAGTAATTACGAATTGCTTGCCCGTCTTTAAGATCTTGAGCCAGAAAAAGACGGATCAGTTTCAAGTTTTTCTCCTAGGTGGGGAATTTCGGCAGATTACGGAGTCGTTTGTGGGGGAGATTGCAAATACTATTCTTGATAAAATGCGCTTTAGCAAGGTCTTTTTTAGTGCGAATGGTGTCAAAGAAAGTGATGTAATGACTTCAACCTTAGCAGAAGCCTATACGCAGCAACTGGCATTGAAGCATGCGGTTGAAAAGTATTTGTTGGTGGATTCTTCAAAGATTGGTAAAGATGATTTTACGGCTTTTTGTGATTTGCGAGATTTGACAGCAGTGGTGACCGATAGTTCTCCAAATGAGGAGCAATATCGCCATCTGAGTACTTATACGGAAGTTATTGCTTAA
- a CDS encoding helix-turn-helix domain-containing protein produces MQVILPNEQIQQIQLLIADLIKQEIENRLNNSNIESPFLNKQQACQYLGISNNTLDCWIQKGLPVIRVGKTVRFDKNEINRWLQNQ; encoded by the coding sequence ATGCAAGTCATTCTTCCAAATGAACAAATCCAACAAATTCAGCTATTGATTGCCGATTTAATTAAACAAGAAATCGAAAATCGGCTAAACAATAGCAATATCGAAAGCCCCTTTTTGAACAAGCAACAAGCCTGTCAATATCTAGGAATTTCAAACAATACTCTTGATTGTTGGATTCAAAAAGGCTTGCCAGTCATACGAGTTGGAAAAACTGTACGATTTGACAAGAACGAAATCAATCGCTGGTTACAAAATCAGTAG
- a CDS encoding tyrosine-type recombinase/integrase, translating to MSITKTKNGTYRLRIYIPEEVKSSLGIDKKVVEKRFKLRSEAKKYELELQNKIDRILRGDITSSVEIAGSIQFKDFYKNVWWEAYKAGQTTSTTKPPTQATIDGTEIVFRKHILPMLGNYSIDFLNQNKQVVLNLLTQKAEEYANFKVIRSYVNSIFDWAEELEYIEANRISKTIKRIKATKKIKLEEAKHDEDLYLSQAELQAWFAAFEEDLENDKLSFKDYVLFYTTFFLGDRKSESYALQWKHINISRQEIQLVQALDKYKNPKSTKGNKKTTFQIPIELTELLQSWKKQQKVELAKFGIIQSDEQYVFTYIDMKGNVNSPLHSDYLNNKMKSVKRRHKELIHATPHKLRHTGATLAKQAGTSLEAISEALTHSDTLTTKTYVNTSNVVPMAVGEIAYRNLKK from the coding sequence ATGTCAATTACAAAAACTAAAAATGGAACTTATCGCTTGCGTATCTATATCCCAGAGGAAGTGAAGTCTTCTCTTGGAATTGATAAGAAGGTGGTAGAAAAACGGTTCAAACTAAGGAGTGAAGCTAAAAAATACGAACTAGAGTTACAAAATAAAATTGATAGAATTCTACGTGGGGATATTACTTCAAGCGTTGAAATAGCAGGTTCAATCCAATTCAAAGATTTCTATAAAAACGTGTGGTGGGAAGCCTATAAAGCAGGTCAAACAACTTCTACTACTAAACCACCAACACAAGCAACTATTGATGGTACTGAAATCGTCTTTAGAAAACACATCCTTCCAATGCTGGGAAATTATTCCATTGATTTTCTTAATCAAAATAAACAAGTTGTTTTGAACCTATTAACTCAAAAAGCAGAGGAATACGCCAATTTCAAAGTTATTAGAAGTTATGTCAATTCTATATTTGATTGGGCAGAGGAATTAGAATACATTGAAGCTAACCGTATTTCAAAAACAATCAAGCGAATCAAGGCAACCAAGAAAATCAAATTGGAAGAAGCTAAACACGATGAAGATTTGTATCTATCACAAGCAGAACTTCAAGCATGGTTCGCAGCTTTTGAAGAAGACTTAGAAAATGACAAGCTATCTTTCAAAGACTATGTCTTATTCTATACCACCTTTTTCTTAGGTGATAGAAAATCTGAAAGCTACGCTTTACAATGGAAACACATCAATATTAGTAGACAAGAAATTCAGTTAGTACAAGCTTTGGATAAGTATAAAAATCCAAAATCTACAAAGGGTAACAAGAAAACAACTTTCCAAATCCCTATTGAACTAACTGAATTACTTCAATCTTGGAAAAAACAACAAAAAGTTGAACTAGCAAAATTCGGCATTATCCAATCTGATGAACAATATGTCTTTACTTATATTGATATGAAAGGGAATGTCAACAGCCCTTTACACTCTGACTATCTCAACAATAAGATGAAATCAGTCAAACGCCGTCACAAGGAGCTGATACACGCTACACCGCACAAATTACGCCATACAGGCGCAACTTTAGCTAAACAAGCAGGAACTTCACTAGAAGCCATTTCAGAAGCTCTGACACATAGTGATACCCTAACAACTAAAACTTATGTCAATACTTCAAATGTAGTCCCAATGGCTGTAGGGGAGATTGCCTACCGAAACCTTAAAAAGTAA